Proteins from one Tsuneonella aeria genomic window:
- the ligA gene encoding NAD-dependent DNA ligase LigA: MTTTSEADAANELMRLARAIARHNRLYHAEDTPEITDAEYDALVRRNAELEAAYPHLVRADSPSQAVGHEIAASPLSKVPHEVRMMSLDNAFSDEEVADFVARVRRFLALAPDAPLAFTAEDKIDGLSCSLRYEKGRLVRAATRGDGTVGEDVTPNVAHIADIPQVLTGSEGEILPDVFEIRGEVYMSKADFAALNAAQAEAGGKIFATPRNAAAGSLRQKDAGVTAQRKLRFLAHGWGAASAVPETSQLAMMQRIAAWGVPVSPDLTICDTPGAMLAHYRGIGERREALPYDIDGVVYKVNDLALQQRLGFVAKAPRWALAHKFPAERAETTLEAIDIQVGRTGKLTPVGRLAPVLVGGVTVTNVTLHNRDEIVRLGARPGDRVVIQRAGDVIPQVVENLTRAEERPAYPFPDHCPVCGSEAVAEEGEVDVRCTGGLVCRAQQFERLRHFVSRAALDIEGLGEKTIAEFLDLGWLAAGPGDIFRLHRHRADLVGREGWQEKSVASLLAAIEAKRNPDAARLLFALGIRHVGAVTARDLMKRFYELPALRAAAERAHAGDAEAAAELTAVEGVGPVVVEALGDFFHEPHNRTVWDDLLGEVAPPRYEIETRASAVSGKTVVFTGKLETMSRDEAKAQAERLGARAAGTVSPKTDLIVAGPGAGSKLKKAAELGIEVIDEAAWAEIVRTAG, from the coding sequence ATGACCACAACCAGCGAAGCGGATGCCGCCAACGAACTGATGCGGCTGGCCAGGGCGATCGCCCGCCACAACCGGCTCTATCATGCCGAGGACACGCCCGAGATCACCGACGCCGAATACGACGCGCTGGTCCGCCGCAATGCGGAGCTGGAGGCGGCTTACCCCCATCTCGTTCGCGCGGATTCGCCGTCGCAGGCCGTCGGGCACGAGATCGCCGCCTCGCCGCTGTCGAAAGTGCCGCACGAAGTCCGCATGATGAGCCTCGACAATGCCTTTTCGGACGAGGAAGTCGCCGATTTCGTAGCCCGCGTGCGGCGGTTCCTGGCGCTGGCGCCGGACGCCCCGCTTGCCTTTACGGCCGAGGACAAGATCGACGGGCTGTCCTGTTCGCTGCGCTACGAAAAGGGGCGCCTGGTGCGCGCGGCGACGCGCGGCGACGGGACGGTGGGCGAGGATGTCACGCCCAACGTCGCACACATCGCCGACATCCCGCAGGTGCTGACCGGCAGCGAGGGCGAGATTCTTCCAGACGTGTTCGAAATTCGCGGCGAGGTGTACATGTCCAAGGCGGATTTCGCCGCGCTCAACGCCGCGCAGGCCGAAGCGGGCGGAAAGATCTTCGCCACGCCCCGCAACGCCGCCGCTGGCTCGCTGCGCCAGAAGGACGCGGGCGTCACCGCGCAGCGCAAGTTGCGCTTCCTGGCGCATGGCTGGGGCGCGGCGAGCGCGGTGCCGGAGACGAGCCAGCTGGCCATGATGCAGCGGATCGCCGCCTGGGGCGTGCCGGTCAGCCCCGACCTCACGATCTGCGATACGCCCGGGGCCATGCTGGCGCACTACCGCGGCATCGGGGAACGGCGCGAGGCCTTGCCGTACGATATCGACGGCGTGGTCTATAAAGTGAACGATCTCGCCCTCCAGCAGCGGCTCGGCTTCGTCGCCAAGGCACCGCGCTGGGCGCTGGCGCACAAGTTTCCCGCCGAGCGGGCGGAAACCACGCTGGAGGCGATCGACATCCAGGTCGGCCGCACCGGCAAGCTGACGCCGGTCGGCCGGCTGGCGCCCGTGCTGGTGGGCGGCGTCACCGTTACCAACGTCACGCTCCACAACCGGGACGAGATCGTGCGGCTGGGCGCGCGGCCCGGCGACCGCGTGGTCATCCAGCGCGCCGGGGACGTGATTCCGCAGGTGGTGGAAAACCTCACGCGCGCGGAAGAGCGCCCGGCTTACCCCTTTCCCGATCACTGCCCGGTGTGCGGCAGCGAAGCGGTGGCGGAAGAAGGCGAGGTCGACGTCCGCTGCACCGGGGGGCTGGTGTGCCGCGCGCAGCAGTTCGAACGGTTGCGCCACTTCGTCAGCCGCGCGGCGCTGGATATCGAAGGGCTGGGCGAAAAGACGATCGCGGAATTCCTCGACCTCGGCTGGCTGGCGGCCGGCCCGGGCGACATCTTCCGCCTCCACCGGCATCGGGCCGATCTTGTCGGACGCGAAGGCTGGCAGGAAAAATCGGTCGCGAGCTTGCTCGCGGCGATCGAGGCGAAGCGGAACCCCGATGCCGCGCGGCTGCTGTTCGCCCTCGGCATCCGTCACGTCGGCGCGGTGACCGCGCGCGACCTGATGAAGCGCTTTTACGAACTGCCCGCCCTGCGCGCCGCCGCGGAACGGGCGCACGCCGGCGACGCCGAAGCCGCGGCGGAACTCACCGCGGTGGAGGGCGTGGGGCCTGTCGTGGTCGAGGCGCTGGGCGACTTCTTCCACGAACCGCACAACCGCACGGTCTGGGACGATCTTCTCGGCGAAGTCGCTCCGCCGCGTTACGAGATCGAGACCCGGGCGAGCGCGGTCAGCGGCAAGACCGTGGTGTTCACCGGCAAGCTGGAGACCATGAGCCGTGACGAGGCGAAGGCGCAGGCCGAGCGCCTGGGTGCCCGCGCCGCCGGAACCGTGAGCCCGAAGACGGACCTCATCGTCGCCGGCCCGGGCGCGGGCAGCAAGCTCAAGAAGGCGGCCGAGCTGGGCATCGAAGTGATCGACGAGGCGGCCTGGGCCGAAATCGTCAGGACTGCGGGCTAG
- a CDS encoding TIGR02117 family protein gives MAAAAKRALILLGGGLAAAVLLFLLTAWIGSSLPRNADWTEPAGGIRIMVETNGIHTAIVMPLVTPQKDWRGDFPASDLAGPDPDYTHVSVSWGERAVFLDTPTWADLSPASTLRAATGSEGLLHVAHYVRPAPGDATRTLTLRPAEYARLVAHIERQMVPPEARRHYPGYADWDVFYTARGRYDWRNTCNQWTADALAAAGVRVGRWSPFAGGVMKWVPSPQS, from the coding sequence GTGGCTGCGGCGGCGAAGCGCGCGCTGATCCTGCTGGGCGGCGGACTGGCGGCCGCCGTGCTGCTGTTCCTGCTCACCGCGTGGATCGGCAGCAGCCTGCCGCGGAACGCCGATTGGACCGAGCCGGCCGGCGGCATCCGGATCATGGTGGAAACGAACGGCATCCACACCGCGATCGTCATGCCGCTGGTGACGCCGCAGAAGGACTGGCGCGGCGACTTTCCGGCAAGCGACCTCGCCGGACCGGATCCCGACTACACCCATGTATCGGTCAGCTGGGGGGAGCGCGCCGTGTTCCTCGACACCCCGACCTGGGCCGACCTTTCTCCGGCCTCCACGCTGCGCGCCGCCACGGGGAGCGAGGGATTGCTGCACGTGGCCCACTACGTCCGCCCCGCCCCCGGCGATGCCACGCGCACGCTGACCCTGCGCCCGGCCGAATATGCCCGGCTGGTCGCGCATATCGAACGCCAGATGGTCCCGCCCGAAGCGCGGCGACACTATCCCGGATACGCGGACTGGGACGTGTTCTACACCGCGCGGGGCCGGTACGACTGGCGCAACACCTGCAACCAGTGGACCGCGGACGCCCTCGCCGCCGCGGGGGTCCGCGTCGGCCGCTGGTCGCCCTTCGCGGGCGGGGTGATGAAATGGGTGCCTAGCCCGCAGTCCTGA
- a CDS encoding 50S ribosomal protein L11 methyltransferase, whose amino-acid sequence MADCWTVRAEVPREIARAALLAHEDDASWPLDWGLVGMEIADDRPEDWFIEAYLPRPPSKADMERIAALFSRKPPKFAVTKLEQQDWLTLSQAGLEPIVAGPFRVRTPDFAAEAGTIDFAIPASQAFGTGHHATTAGCLTMLAAMKRRGVHARNLADIGTGTGLLAFAALALWPRAIATASDIDPICTSVVEANAAANGVTLGAGPGAVTMVVADGMADPLLRARGPYDLLIANILAGPLEALSRDFAKSVVPGGHVLLAGLLTTQEAGVRAAYRRAGFRLAARIVKGDWSILWLRRRSAR is encoded by the coding sequence GTGGCTGATTGCTGGACCGTGCGCGCCGAAGTCCCGCGCGAGATCGCGCGCGCGGCCTTGCTGGCGCACGAGGATGACGCGAGCTGGCCCTTGGACTGGGGGCTGGTCGGCATGGAGATCGCCGACGACCGGCCGGAGGACTGGTTCATCGAGGCGTACCTCCCCCGCCCTCCTTCCAAAGCGGACATGGAGCGTATCGCCGCACTGTTCAGCCGGAAACCGCCGAAATTCGCCGTGACCAAGCTGGAACAGCAGGACTGGCTGACCCTGAGCCAGGCCGGGCTGGAGCCGATCGTCGCCGGGCCGTTCCGCGTCCGCACGCCGGACTTCGCGGCCGAGGCCGGGACGATCGACTTCGCGATCCCGGCAAGCCAGGCGTTCGGCACCGGCCATCACGCCACCACCGCCGGCTGCCTCACCATGCTGGCGGCGATGAAGCGGCGCGGGGTGCATGCCCGCAACCTCGCGGACATTGGCACGGGCACTGGCCTGCTCGCTTTCGCCGCCCTCGCCCTGTGGCCCCGCGCCATCGCGACCGCGAGCGATATCGATCCGATCTGCACCAGCGTGGTGGAAGCGAACGCGGCCGCCAACGGGGTGACGCTGGGCGCCGGGCCGGGCGCGGTGACGATGGTGGTGGCCGACGGCATGGCGGACCCGCTGCTCCGGGCGCGCGGGCCTTACGATCTCCTCATCGCCAACATCCTCGCGGGGCCGCTCGAGGCGCTTTCGCGCGACTTCGCGAAATCTGTGGTGCCGGGCGGACACGTGCTCCTCGCCGGGCTGCTGACGACTCAGGAGGCCGGCGTGCGCGCCGCATACCGCCGTGCCGGCTTCCGCCTCGCCGCGCGCATCGTCAAAGGCGACTGGTCGATCCTGTGGCTGCGGCGGCGAAGCGCGCGCTGA
- the bla gene encoding subclass B3 metallo-beta-lactamase — protein sequence MDDWDKPGPPFRVYGNTYYVGTCGITALLVTGPQGHVLIDSGTDKGADVVLANIRALGFDPRDVKAVLISHEHFDHVGGMARIQAATGATVVATPDAAKVLRTGKTAAADPQAGSGHPPFAPVSGPISEVRDERPRTFAGMAFTPMMTPGHTLGATSWSWQSCADGVCQTIVYVDSLNPISDETYRFSDHPALVSAFRAGIASVAAAPCDVVLAPHPSAAAMRDRLLGAKPLVDPAGCRAYAATAAARLDARLAKEGAGG from the coding sequence ATGGACGATTGGGACAAGCCCGGCCCGCCGTTCCGTGTCTACGGGAACACATATTACGTCGGCACATGCGGGATCACCGCGCTGCTCGTCACGGGGCCACAGGGCCACGTCCTGATCGACAGCGGGACCGACAAGGGCGCGGACGTCGTGCTGGCCAACATCCGCGCGCTGGGCTTCGATCCGCGCGACGTGAAGGCCGTGCTGATCAGTCACGAACATTTCGATCACGTCGGCGGCATGGCGCGCATCCAGGCGGCGACCGGCGCGACCGTAGTGGCCACGCCGGACGCCGCGAAAGTCCTGCGCACCGGCAAGACGGCGGCGGCCGACCCGCAGGCGGGATCCGGCCACCCGCCATTCGCTCCCGTGTCAGGCCCCATCTCGGAGGTGCGCGACGAACGTCCGCGGACCTTCGCCGGCATGGCCTTCACCCCGATGATGACGCCCGGCCATACGCTCGGCGCGACGAGCTGGTCGTGGCAATCGTGCGCTGACGGCGTCTGCCAGACGATCGTCTACGTCGACAGCCTCAATCCCATCAGCGATGAAACCTATCGCTTCAGCGATCATCCCGCGCTGGTTTCCGCATTTCGCGCCGGCATCGCCAGCGTCGCCGCCGCGCCGTGCGACGTGGTGCTGGCCCCGCACCCTTCGGCCGCCGCGATGCGCGATCGGCTGCTCGGCGCGAAGCCGCTGGTCGATCCCGCCGGGTGCCGCGCCTACGCCGCGACCGCAGCTGCCCGGCTCGACGCGCGACTGGCGAAGGAAGGTGCCGGTGGCTGA
- a CDS encoding SDR family NAD(P)-dependent oxidoreductase, giving the protein MKTILLTGASRGIGAATRTALEARGVRVVGQATRAGPGLIAADFADPQAPHGLWEQALDEAGGTIDVLVNNAGLFAANALDASDIGWLDAWEDTLRINLTSAAQLSRFAVRHWQERGVGGRIVHVASRAGHRGDSPAHWHYAAAKGGMLALHKTIARQYARDGVLSFAIAPGFTDTDMAGDYLASRGGPGLLADIPLGRVATPGEIAAMIVFCALDAPPSMTGATLDANGASYVR; this is encoded by the coding sequence ATGAAGACGATCCTCCTCACCGGTGCCTCGCGCGGAATCGGCGCCGCGACGCGCACCGCGCTCGAGGCGCGCGGGGTCCGGGTGGTCGGCCAGGCCACGCGCGCCGGGCCCGGCCTCATCGCCGCCGATTTCGCCGATCCCCAGGCGCCGCACGGCCTGTGGGAACAGGCGCTGGACGAAGCGGGCGGCACGATCGACGTGCTGGTCAACAACGCCGGCCTGTTCGCGGCGAACGCGCTCGATGCCTCCGACATCGGCTGGCTCGACGCGTGGGAAGATACGCTGCGGATCAACCTCACCAGCGCGGCCCAGCTCAGCCGGTTCGCCGTGCGGCACTGGCAGGAACGGGGCGTGGGCGGGCGCATCGTCCACGTCGCCAGCCGCGCCGGGCACCGCGGCGATTCGCCTGCGCACTGGCACTACGCGGCGGCCAAGGGCGGCATGCTGGCGCTGCACAAGACGATCGCGCGGCAATACGCGCGCGACGGCGTGCTGAGCTTCGCCATCGCGCCAGGGTTCACCGACACCGACATGGCGGGCGATTACCTCGCCAGCCGCGGCGGTCCGGGCCTGCTCGCCGACATTCCCCTGGGCCGGGTCGCGACCCCGGGCGAGATCGCCGCGATGATCGTGTTCTGCGCGCTCGACGCCCCGCCCAGCATGACCGGCGCGACGCTCGACGCCAACGGAGCAAGCTATGTCCGCTAG